Proteins found in one Quercus robur chromosome 2, dhQueRobu3.1, whole genome shotgun sequence genomic segment:
- the LOC126713750 gene encoding auxin-responsive protein IAA27: protein MSVPLEHDYIGLSSEAVPSMEGSERSSSGGLNLNLKATELRLGLPGSESPERDNGVGVLKSLLVVSGAKRGFSDAIDGGSGKWVFSGNGGSEAELGKGGNLFSPRSVNGGGCECNNQNTGLGSPVLKDGVVPPPSPKPLQEKKPQLSAPAAKAQVVGWPPIRSFRKNSMATHSPKNDDDAEGKSGSGCLYVKVSMDGAPYLRKVDLKTYGSYMELSSALEKMFSCFTIGQCSSHGVPSRDGLNESRLMDLLSGSEYVLTYEDKDGDWMLVGDVPWEMFTESCKRLRIMKSSEAIGLAPRAMEKCKNRN from the exons ATGTCTGTGCCATTAGAGCATGATTACATAGGCTTATCCTCAGAGGCTGTTCCTTCAATGGAAGGCTCTGAGAGGTCCTCAAGTGGAGGTTTAAATCTCAACCTCAAGGCCACTGAACTGAGACTAGGCCTGCCGGGGTCTGAGTCACCTGAGAGAGATAATGGGGTTGGGGTGCTGAAGAGCTTGTTGGTGGTGTCTGGGGCCAAGAGGGGCTTCTCTGATGCCATTGATGGAGGCTCTGGGAAGTGGGTTTTTTCTGGGAATGGTGGATCTGAGGCTGAGTTGGGTAAAGGTGGGAACTTGTTCTCTCCTAGAAGCGTTAATGGTGGTGGGTGTGAATGTAATAATCAGAATACGGGTTTGGGTAGTCCAGTTCTGAAAGATGGTGTTGTTCCTCCTCCGTCACCTAAGCCATTGCAGGAAAAGAAGCCTCAGCTTTCTGCTCCTGCAGCAAA GGCACAGGTTGTGGGATGGCCACCAATTCGTTCATTCCGGAAGAATTCAATGGCTACTCATTCTCCAAAGAATGATGATGATGCGGAGGGCAAGTCAGGATCTGGATGTCTTTATGTCAAGGTCAGCATGGATGGTGCTCCATACCTGAGGAAAGTTGATCTCAAAACCTATGGCAGCTATATGGAGCTCTCTTCAGCACTGGAAAAGATGTTCAGCTGCTTTACAATTG GTCAGTGTAGCTCTCATGGAGTTCCAAGCAGAGATGGATTGAACGAGAGTCGGTTAATGGATCTCCTCAGTGGTTCTGAATATGTACTCACCTATGAAGATAAGGATGGTGATTGGATGCTAGTTGGTGATGTTCCATGGGA AATGTTCACCGAGTCTTGTAAGAGGCTGAGGATCATGAAGAGTTCAGAGGCTATTGGGCTTG CCCCAAGGGCAATGGAGAAGTGCAAAAACCGTAATTAG